From bacterium, a single genomic window includes:
- a CDS encoding DUF1343 domain-containing protein has translation MVKTGLDVLLSHKKALPSGRRIALLANPSSVNSSYQFIVDRFLSEKSWEVKALWGPEHGLRGEMQDQEFCEAFPDPKSGLPVYSLYGQNLKPTPEMMREIDLVVFDMQDVGARYYTFIYTLSYVMEACMEHQKEVVVLDRPNPINGVDVEGPVLEPGYESFVGRFPIPVRHGMTLGELAFYFHQEFQLNCRLEVIEMEGWNRNSFFEETGLPWVLPSPNMPTADTAVVYPGMCLFEATNVSEGRGTTRPFEIFGAPWIDPEKFCRSLERFELKGVVFRRLYFRPTFNKFHNQLCGGAQMHVTDRRLFQPVKTALCILFVLLRDYAKEFRWKDPPYEFVMDRLPIDILWGNSWIREDLENGVAPNDIERKWQNGLAAFLKVREKYLLY, from the coding sequence ATGGTGAAAACCGGTCTCGACGTGCTTTTGAGTCACAAAAAAGCTTTGCCATCCGGTAGACGAATCGCTCTGCTGGCCAATCCCTCTTCCGTGAATTCTTCCTATCAGTTTATTGTGGATCGGTTTTTGTCGGAGAAAAGCTGGGAAGTGAAAGCGCTCTGGGGACCTGAACATGGATTGCGTGGCGAGATGCAGGACCAGGAATTTTGCGAAGCTTTTCCGGATCCGAAATCCGGTTTGCCTGTTTATAGTCTGTACGGACAGAATCTAAAGCCCACGCCTGAAATGATGCGTGAGATCGATCTGGTTGTTTTTGATATGCAGGATGTTGGGGCTCGTTACTACACTTTTATTTACACGCTTTCCTATGTGATGGAAGCATGCATGGAACATCAAAAGGAGGTCGTGGTTCTGGATCGCCCGAATCCGATCAATGGTGTCGATGTGGAAGGCCCCGTTCTGGAACCCGGTTATGAATCTTTTGTTGGTAGATTTCCGATTCCGGTACGTCACGGGATGACGTTGGGTGAGCTCGCGTTTTATTTTCATCAAGAGTTTCAGCTCAATTGCCGGCTGGAAGTGATTGAGATGGAGGGCTGGAACAGGAATTCTTTTTTTGAAGAAACCGGACTGCCGTGGGTTCTGCCTTCCCCGAATATGCCGACGGCTGATACTGCAGTTGTTTATCCTGGCATGTGCCTTTTCGAAGCCACGAATGTCTCCGAAGGGCGGGGGACTACACGTCCTTTTGAAATTTTTGGAGCTCCCTGGATTGATCCTGAAAAATTCTGCCGGTCACTCGAACGGTTCGAGTTAAAAGGAGTGGTTTTCCGTCGGCTTTATTTCCGCCCAACTTTTAACAAGTTTCACAATCAATTGTGTGGTGGCGCTCAGATGCATGTGACCGATCGCCGTTTGTTTCAGCCTGTGAAGACAGCCCTGTGCATTCTATTCGTTTTGCTTCGCGACTATGCAAAAGAGTTCCGCTGGAAAGATCCACCCTATGAGTTCGTGATGGACCGTTTGCCCATCGATATTCTATGGGGCAACTCCTGGATCCGCGAAGATCTGGAAAACGGCGTTGCGCCGAATGACATTGAACGGAAATGGCAGAACGGACTGGCAGCGTTTTTGAAAGTCCGCGAAAAATACCTGCTGTATTAA
- a CDS encoding glucose-6-phosphate isomerase: MNVHMDYSHCMASNIGPKNGVPDELLNLQTTNLQQALSALNQRRTSGELGFFDLFQTTNTVEIDEYVKETLFRFEDIVVIGIGGSSLGNRTLHQALNHPLIQKEKHFARVHICDNIDPDALHAILQEVKSLPTTQFQVVTKSGSTAETLANFMICYQILKNAKLKPSSHIIAITDPQSGDLFKLAKQEGFKTFPVPPNVGGRFSVLTAVGLLSAAYSGIRIESVLEGAREMSVMCQEPDLQKNPAALIAFLLTYLCDARAKSNVIFMPYSYRLKSFAQWFCQLWAESLGKQGKGQTPIATEGAADQHSQIQLYMEGPEDKVIQFLTVREPIKDFVLNTDLSVDSINYLKGKSLQQLFLAEHAATATALARSGRPNFTIEIDRITEQNIGALFYLFEFATAMAGEFWKINAFDQPGVEEGKRLTYAMMGRAGYESKKAELDAWQKNLKRYRI; encoded by the coding sequence ATGAATGTACATATGGATTACAGTCACTGCATGGCCTCCAATATCGGACCAAAGAATGGAGTGCCGGATGAATTGTTGAATCTTCAGACGACAAATCTGCAGCAAGCGCTCTCCGCTCTCAATCAAAGAAGAACAAGCGGGGAACTCGGTTTCTTCGATCTTTTTCAGACTACGAATACTGTAGAAATAGACGAGTATGTGAAAGAAACGCTTTTTCGTTTTGAAGACATCGTCGTGATCGGGATCGGGGGCTCCTCATTGGGAAACCGAACCTTGCATCAAGCTTTGAATCATCCTTTGATTCAAAAGGAAAAACATTTCGCGCGAGTTCATATTTGCGACAACATCGATCCCGACGCGCTTCACGCAATTCTGCAGGAAGTGAAATCGCTGCCAACGACGCAGTTTCAGGTTGTGACAAAATCAGGCAGCACCGCGGAAACTCTCGCGAATTTCATGATCTGTTATCAGATTCTGAAAAATGCAAAGTTGAAACCATCCTCGCATATCATAGCCATCACCGATCCGCAATCGGGAGATCTATTCAAGCTGGCGAAACAAGAGGGGTTCAAAACATTTCCCGTTCCGCCGAACGTGGGAGGAAGATTCTCGGTTTTGACCGCGGTCGGGTTGTTATCAGCCGCTTACAGCGGGATTCGGATTGAATCCGTTCTGGAAGGCGCCAGGGAAATGTCCGTTATGTGCCAGGAACCGGATTTGCAGAAAAATCCGGCGGCGCTGATCGCCTTTTTGTTGACGTATCTTTGCGATGCGCGCGCAAAGTCTAATGTAATCTTCATGCCTTATTCATACCGCCTCAAATCGTTTGCGCAATGGTTTTGCCAGCTCTGGGCTGAGAGTCTCGGCAAACAGGGCAAAGGACAAACTCCCATAGCGACTGAAGGAGCAGCCGATCAGCATTCACAAATCCAGTTATATATGGAGGGCCCCGAAGATAAGGTCATTCAGTTTTTAACTGTTCGTGAACCGATAAAGGATTTTGTGCTGAACACGGATCTTTCCGTGGACTCGATTAATTATCTAAAAGGAAAGTCGTTACAGCAGTTATTTCTTGCAGAACATGCCGCAACGGCGACGGCTCTGGCGCGGTCCGGGCGACCGAATTTTACGATTGAAATCGACCGCATTACTGAGCAAAACATAGGCGCTCTGTTCTACTTGTTCGAATTTGCAACAGCAATGGCCGGTGAATTCTGGAAGATCAATGCCTTTGACCAGCCGGGAGTCGAAGAAGGAAAACGCCTGACCTACGCAATGATGGGACGCGCCGGATATGAATCGAAAAAAGCGGAACTCGATGCCTGGCAGAAAAATCTGAAACGCTATCGTATTTAA
- the thiD gene encoding bifunctional hydroxymethylpyrimidine kinase/phosphomethylpyrimidine kinase has protein sequence MDKNILTIAGFDPSGCAGVAADLKTFQAWGVYGVAVITAITAQNTQRVSRVYPVSTDLIQAQFESILSDIEIHAVKIGLLTESTILELVVSLCKRFQLTNIVVDPVLRSTTGFDFANPAIVTAYKEKLFPASDIITPNLDEASVFAEMEVKDVVSMKEASIRLHRYGAKNVVITGGHLENEAVDVWYDGTRHEIFVAPKVMAQSRGLGCTFSSILAVHLARNMELSTAIPAAKDYIARAMAHPFKIGRGRGPLNHNIT, from the coding sequence GTGGATAAAAACATTTTAACGATAGCTGGGTTTGATCCGAGTGGATGTGCCGGAGTAGCAGCCGATCTGAAAACGTTCCAGGCGTGGGGCGTTTACGGTGTGGCAGTGATCACCGCAATCACGGCCCAGAATACTCAACGGGTTTCTCGTGTTTACCCGGTTTCAACCGATTTGATCCAGGCACAATTTGAATCGATTCTTTCCGATATCGAAATTCATGCGGTCAAGATCGGATTGTTGACGGAGTCAACGATTTTAGAGCTTGTGGTTTCGCTGTGTAAAAGATTTCAATTGACGAATATAGTAGTAGACCCAGTTCTGCGATCAACCACTGGTTTTGACTTCGCGAACCCTGCGATTGTAACCGCATACAAAGAAAAATTATTTCCGGCCTCCGATATCATCACTCCCAATCTCGATGAGGCGTCAGTATTTGCAGAGATGGAAGTGAAGGATGTGGTTTCTATGAAAGAGGCTTCTATCCGCCTGCATAGATATGGAGCGAAAAATGTGGTGATCACCGGTGGTCACCTGGAGAATGAGGCCGTGGATGTCTGGTACGACGGCACGCGGCACGAAATTTTTGTTGCGCCCAAGGTAATGGCTCAATCTCGAGGGCTGGGCTGCACATTTTCTTCCATTCTGGCGGTGCATCTGGCGAGGAATATGGAGCTATCCACAGCAATTCCAGCAGCGAAAGATTACATCGCGCGCGCGATGGCCCATCCATTCAAGATCGGCAGGGGTAGAGGCCCGCTGAATCACAACATCACTTAA